A stretch of the bacterium genome encodes the following:
- a CDS encoding Rne/Rng family ribonuclease yields the protein MRKDIIINANPHEIRIGIREDGELVELLIERADSKRIVGNLYRGVVTSVKPGLQAAFVDIGLERAGFLHASDLVHEDPESVEAVDGPLPAAGGRSGRNAQVPDIGDMLKVGDKILVQVTKEPISSKGPRLTADISLPGRFLVYMPKGHHVGVSRKIEDRRERVRLKRILQEARPDAGAFIVRTAAEEAEEKAIRADVKYLSDLWLTVEAADREVQAPALVHEDVGMVVGLIRDIFKDDVDMLVIDDKDDYKRLQKYVQIFAPEIKDRVRLHRDASAVFDHYDIEQEIRKSTEPKVWMKKGGYIVIEQTEALVSIDVNTGRFVGRHNQEDTIVETNLLAAREVARQLRLRDIGGIIVVDFIDMESEGNKKRVLNELRNALKNDRARTKVFPVSNLGLAEMSRQRVRPSLVSFLSDDCPYCHGAGKVLSLETLANRIEREVHRVHHKTGEKQLQIVANPMLALYLSTERAEQLDDLCSEHDMIIDVTDDPGLHRENYQVLSLKSDRDLIQEAEKRFLPRGRGNR from the coding sequence ATGCGCAAGGACATCATCATCAACGCGAATCCCCACGAGATCCGCATCGGCATCCGCGAGGACGGCGAACTGGTCGAGCTGCTCATCGAGCGCGCCGACAGCAAGCGGATCGTGGGCAACCTCTACCGCGGCGTGGTCACCTCGGTGAAGCCGGGCCTGCAGGCGGCCTTCGTCGACATCGGGCTGGAGCGGGCGGGCTTCCTGCACGCCTCGGACCTGGTGCACGAGGACCCCGAGTCGGTCGAGGCGGTCGACGGGCCGCTGCCCGCCGCCGGCGGCCGCAGCGGGCGCAACGCCCAGGTCCCCGACATCGGCGACATGCTGAAGGTCGGCGACAAGATCCTGGTCCAGGTCACCAAGGAGCCCATCAGCAGCAAGGGGCCGCGCCTGACCGCCGACATCAGCCTGCCGGGCCGCTTCCTGGTCTACATGCCCAAGGGCCACCACGTGGGCGTCTCGCGCAAGATCGAGGACCGCCGCGAGCGCGTGCGCCTCAAGCGCATCCTGCAGGAGGCCCGCCCCGACGCCGGCGCCTTCATCGTGCGCACCGCGGCCGAGGAGGCCGAGGAGAAGGCCATCCGCGCCGACGTCAAGTACCTGTCGGACCTGTGGCTGACGGTCGAGGCCGCCGACCGCGAGGTCCAGGCGCCCGCCCTGGTCCACGAGGACGTGGGCATGGTCGTGGGCCTGATCCGCGACATCTTCAAGGACGACGTCGACATGCTCGTCATCGACGACAAGGACGACTACAAGCGCCTCCAGAAGTACGTGCAGATCTTCGCGCCCGAGATCAAGGACCGCGTCCGGCTGCACCGCGACGCGTCGGCCGTCTTCGACCACTACGACATCGAGCAGGAGATCCGCAAGAGCACCGAGCCCAAGGTGTGGATGAAGAAGGGCGGCTACATCGTCATCGAGCAGACCGAGGCGCTGGTCTCGATCGACGTGAACACCGGCCGCTTCGTCGGCCGCCACAACCAGGAAGACACCATCGTCGAGACCAACCTGCTGGCCGCCCGCGAGGTGGCCCGCCAGCTGCGCCTGCGCGACATCGGCGGCATCATCGTGGTCGACTTCATCGACATGGAGTCCGAGGGGAACAAGAAGCGCGTGCTGAACGAGCTGCGCAACGCCCTGAAGAACGACCGCGCGCGCACCAAGGTCTTCCCGGTCAGCAACCTGGGCCTGGCCGAGATGAGCCGCCAGCGCGTCCGCCCCTCGCTGGTCTCGTTCCTCAGCGACGACTGCCCCTACTGCCACGGCGCGGGCAAGGTGCTCAGCCTCGAGACGCTGGCCAACCGCATCGAGCGCGAGGTGCACCGCGTCCACCACAAGACCGGCGAGAAGCAGCTGCAGATCGTGGCCAACCCCATGCTGGCCCTCTACCTGAGCACCGAGCGCGCCGAGCAGCTCGACGACCTCTGCAGCGAGCACGACATGATCATCGACGTCACCGACGACCCCGGCCTGCACCGCGAGAACTACCAGGTGCTGTCCCTGAAGTCGGACCGCGACCTGATCCAGGAGGCCGAGAAGCGCTTCCTGCCGCGCGGGCGCGGCAACCG